The genomic interval GACCTCGCGGCCCTGCGCGCCGCCCACCACCTGAACCTGGCGCACGGCGCGGGCGCCCGCGTCCTGCGCGACCTCCTGCCGGACACCGCCGAGATCTCCCTCACCCTGAACCTCCACGCGCTGCGCCCGCTGGCGGACACGGAGGCGGACCGGGACGCGGTGCGCCGGATCGACGCGGTGGCGAACCGGATCTTCCTGGACCCGGTCTTCCACGGCCGGCTGCCGCAGGACCTGGTCGAGGACACGGCGGAGGTGACGGACTGGTCGTTCGTCCGGGACGGCGACCTGGAGGTGACGTCGACGCCGATCGACTCGCTGGGCATCAACTACTACTCCCCCAGCGTGGTTTCGTCGGGCACGTCGGAGTCCCCGTCGCCGTGGGCGGGCGCGGAACAGCACGTGGCGTTCACCCCGGCGGCCGGCCCGCGCACCGCGATGGACTGGCCGGTCGACGCGAACGGCCTGTACGAGCTGCTGACCCGCCTCCGCGACGAACTCCCCTCCGTGCCGCTGCTGGTGACGGAGAACGGGGCGGCGTACGACGACTACGCCGACCCGGAGGGCGAGGTCCACGACCCGGAGCGGGTGGCGTACCTGGACGCCCACCTGGCGGCGGTGCACCGGGCGATCGCGGACGGGGTGGACGTACGCGGATACTTCCTGTGGTCGCTGCTGGACAACTTCGAGTGGGCGTACGGCTACAGCAAGCGGTTCGGCATCGTGCACGTGGACTTCGCGTCCCAGCGCCGCACGGCGAAGGACAGCGCGCGGTGGTACGCGGAGGTGATCGCGCGGGGCGGCCTGGAGCGCTGAACCGGGGACGGGGAGTGCGGGGCGGCTGACGGCCGCCTGCTGCCTGCCGGTCACGGCTTACGGGTACGGGTACGGGTTGCGTAGGGGCTCGGGGCGGCATGCGCTCCGGGCCCCGACGCGTGTCGGGGGGCTGCTCGGGGTGCGCCCGGGTCCTGCGGGCGGTGTGCCCGGCCGAACAGTACGGGCGATGAGAATTTTCTCCCGGAATCGGCCGGGCTAATTTCGGCCGGATGAAGCACCGGTGAAGTCCCCCGCACGGGCGGGTAGCAGGTGTGGAGGGCGACGGCGCACCCGCATGGCCCGAAGAGGCCGTGGGAGCAGGGCCCGACCGACGCCCCCGGCTCGCGACGGGACCAGGAGCCGGGAGAAACGGGGCTGCTCAGCCGAGGGGCGGACCGGAGCCCGTCCGTGCCGGTGAGCCGGGTGGCGGCCCCATCGGCACGGCCGGCTCCGATCGTCTCCGCGGCTGATCTGGCGGGCGTCGGGCGCGCGGCCAACCAACTCCCTTGGCCCCGGTGCAACTTGGCGCGAATCCGTTGCCTCTGACAGAGGCCGCTCCGTACGCCTCTTGACCTCCGGACCCCCGTCCGTATGGTCTAGACCAAGCAGTGAGAGGCAGTCGGCGGTGGTGGTCACGCGCCGCCCCTGCCTCGGCCACATACCCGGCCAGGCGCGTTCGACCTCACCTTACGAATCCTCCAGATCCTCCAGATCCCCCAGATCCCCCAGATCCTCCAGCCGAGGAGAACCCCAGGGCACAGCGAGAGGCCCGACACCCCGTGCGCCGAAGCGACAAGAGCCGACGCTTCCCGCAAACGCCCCACAGGCGCCCGCGCACCCGCGCGGACCGCCCATGCACGCTTTCCCACCCCCACGGACACAGCGGGAGATCGCACATGAGGAGCCACACCGCCGAGCCGAGCCTTCCCCCGCCCGGCAGCGCACCTGAACCTCTGTCCCACCGGCCCCGGTTCGCCCGCGAACGCCCGGCGACCACCGGAGCCCGAGCAGCCCTTCAACGGCTGGCCGACCACGTCAACGCGCGCGCCGTCGTCCTGTTGAGGGTGACCGTCGGGATCGTCTTCCTCGGCTTCGGCGTCCTGAAGCTGTTCCCCTCGGCCAGCCCCGCCGAGCAACTGGCCGTCGACGCGGCCACGAAGATGACCCTGGGCCTCGTACCGGAGACAGTGCTGCTGCTCTCCCTCGCGGCAGTGGAGACGGCCATCGGGATCGGTCTGATCGCCGGGGGCCGCCTGCTGCGCCCTGCCCTCGTCGCGTTCTTCCTCCACATGGGCGGCGTGTTCTCGACGCTCGTCCTCCTGCCCGACGCGATGTGGCAGC from Streptomyces sp. CA-278952 carries:
- a CDS encoding GH1 family beta-glucosidase — its product is MTAVDARPANSAGPRPDTVAELRFPTAFRWGTATAAYQIEGGATEGGRTPSIWDTFSRTPGKVRNGDTGDIAADHLHRMPDDVRLMKELGVTDYRFSVSWSRVQPTGRGPAVERGLDFYRRLVDELLAAGIRPVATLYHWDLPQELEDAGGWPERDTAHRFAEYAGLVAGALGDRVPTWTTLNEPWCAAFLGYGNGVHAPGRTSDLAALRAAHHLNLAHGAGARVLRDLLPDTAEISLTLNLHALRPLADTEADRDAVRRIDAVANRIFLDPVFHGRLPQDLVEDTAEVTDWSFVRDGDLEVTSTPIDSLGINYYSPSVVSSGTSESPSPWAGAEQHVAFTPAAGPRTAMDWPVDANGLYELLTRLRDELPSVPLLVTENGAAYDDYADPEGEVHDPERVAYLDAHLAAVHRAIADGVDVRGYFLWSLLDNFEWAYGYSKRFGIVHVDFASQRRTAKDSARWYAEVIARGGLER
- a CDS encoding DUF417 family protein, producing MRSHTAEPSLPPPGSAPEPLSHRPRFARERPATTGARAALQRLADHVNARAVVLLRVTVGIVFLGFGVLKLFPSASPAEQLAVDAATKMTLGLVPETVLLLSLAAVETAIGIGLIAGGRLLRPALVAFFLHMGGVFSTLVLLPDAMWQPHSPAPTMEGQYVVKNVVLVAVCLIVAADAWGSGSSSSRRPDGTDRTPPG